A portion of the Macaca nemestrina isolate mMacNem1 chromosome 19, mMacNem.hap1, whole genome shotgun sequence genome contains these proteins:
- the LOC105499394 gene encoding synaptotagmin-4 isoform X1 yields MAPITTSREEFDEIPTVVGIFSAFGLVFTVSLFAWICCQRKSSKSNKTPPYKFVHVLKGVDIYPENLNSKKKFGADDKNEVKNKPTVPKNSLHLDLEKRDLNGNFPKTNLKPGSPSDLENATPKLFLEGEKEAVSPDSLKSSTSLSSEEKQEKLGTLFFSLEYNFEKKAFVVNIKEARGLPAMDEQSMTSDPYIKMTILPEKKHKVKTRVLRKTLDPAFDETFTFYGIPYTQIQELALHFTILSFDRFSRDDIIGEVLIPLSGIELSEGKMLMNREIIKRNVRKSSGRGELLISLCYQSTTNTLTVVVLKARHLPKSDVSGLSDPYVKVNLYHAKKRISKKKTHVKKCTPNAVFNELFVFDIPCEGLEDISVEFLVLDSERGSRNEVIGQLVLGAAAEGTGGEHWKEICDYPRRQIAKWHVLCDG; encoded by the exons ATGGCTCCGATCACCACCAGCCGGGAAGAATTTG ATGAAATCCCCACAGTGGTGGGGATCTTCAGTGCATTTGGCCTGGTCTTCACAGTCTCTCTCTTTGCATGGATCTGCTGTCAGAGAAAATCATCCAAGTCTAACAAGACTCCTCCATACAAGTTTGTGCATGTGCTTAAGGGAGTTGATATTTACCCTGAAAACCTAAATAGCAAAAAGAAGTTTGGAGCAGATGACAAAAATGAAGTAAAGAATAAGCCAACTGTGCCAAAGAATTCATTGCATCTGGATCTTGAAAAGAGAGATCTCAATGGCAATTTTCCCAAAACCAACCTCAAACCTGGCAGCCCTTCTGATCTGGAGAATGCAACCCCGAAGCTCTttttagaaggagaaaaagaggcaGTTTCCCCTGATAGTTTAAAGTCCAGCACTTCCCTTTCCTCAGAAGAGAAACAAGAGAAGCTGGGAACTCTCTTCTTCTCCTTAGAATACAACTTTGAGAAAAAAGCATTTGTGGTCAATATCAAGGAAGCCCGTGGCTTGCCAGCCATGGACGAGCAGTCGATGACCTCTGACCCATATATCAAAATGACGATCCTCCCAGAGAAGAAGCATAAAGTGAAAACTAGAGTGCTGAGAAAAACCTTGGATCCAGCTTTTGATGAGACCTTTACATTCTATGGGATCCCCTACACCCAAATCCAAGAATTGGCCTTGCACTTCACAATTTTGAGTTTTGACAGGTTTTCAAGAGATGATATCATTGGGGAAGTTCTAATTCCTCTCTCGGGAATTGAATTAtctgaaggaaaaatgttaatgaACAGAGAGATCATCAAGAGAAATGTTAGG aaGTCTTCAGGACGGGGTGAGTTACTGATTTCCCTCTGCTATCAGTCCACCACAAATACTCTAACTGTGGTTGTCTTAAAAGCTCGACATCTGCCTAAATCTGATGTGTCCGGACTTTCAG ATCCCTATGTCAAAGTGAACCTGTACCATGCCAAAAAGAGAATCTCCAAGAAGAAGACTCATGTGAAGAAATGCACCCCCAATGCAGTGTTCAATGAGCTGTTTGTCTTTGATATTCCTTGTGAGGGCCTTGAAGATATAAGTGTTGAATTTTTGGTTTTGGATTCTGAAAGGGGGTCCCGAAACGAGGTAATCGGGCAGTTAGTCTTGGGTGCAGCAGCAGAAGGAACTGGTGGAGAGCACTGGAAAGAGATCTGTGACTACCCCAGGAGACAAATTGCCAAGTGGCACGTGCTCTGTGATGGTTAG
- the LOC105499394 gene encoding synaptotagmin-4 isoform X2 — translation MAPITTSREEFDEIPTVVGIFSAFGLVFTVSLFAWICCQRKSSKSNKTPPYKFVHVLKGVDIYPENLNSKKKFGADDKNEVKNKPTVPKNSLHLDLEKRDLNGNFPKTNLKPGSPSDLENATPKLFLEGEKEAVSPDSLKSSTSLSSEEKQEKLGTLFFSLEYNFEKKAFVVNIKEARGLPAMDEQSMTSDPYIKMTILPEKKHKVKTRVLRKTLDPAFDETFTFYGIPYTQIQELALHFTILSFDRFSRDDIIGEVLIPLSGIELSEGKMLMNREIIKRNKSSGRGELLISLCYQSTTNTLTVVVLKARHLPKSDVSGLSDPYVKVNLYHAKKRISKKKTHVKKCTPNAVFNELFVFDIPCEGLEDISVEFLVLDSERGSRNEVIGQLVLGAAAEGTGGEHWKEICDYPRRQIAKWHVLCDG, via the exons ATGGCTCCGATCACCACCAGCCGGGAAGAATTTG ATGAAATCCCCACAGTGGTGGGGATCTTCAGTGCATTTGGCCTGGTCTTCACAGTCTCTCTCTTTGCATGGATCTGCTGTCAGAGAAAATCATCCAAGTCTAACAAGACTCCTCCATACAAGTTTGTGCATGTGCTTAAGGGAGTTGATATTTACCCTGAAAACCTAAATAGCAAAAAGAAGTTTGGAGCAGATGACAAAAATGAAGTAAAGAATAAGCCAACTGTGCCAAAGAATTCATTGCATCTGGATCTTGAAAAGAGAGATCTCAATGGCAATTTTCCCAAAACCAACCTCAAACCTGGCAGCCCTTCTGATCTGGAGAATGCAACCCCGAAGCTCTttttagaaggagaaaaagaggcaGTTTCCCCTGATAGTTTAAAGTCCAGCACTTCCCTTTCCTCAGAAGAGAAACAAGAGAAGCTGGGAACTCTCTTCTTCTCCTTAGAATACAACTTTGAGAAAAAAGCATTTGTGGTCAATATCAAGGAAGCCCGTGGCTTGCCAGCCATGGACGAGCAGTCGATGACCTCTGACCCATATATCAAAATGACGATCCTCCCAGAGAAGAAGCATAAAGTGAAAACTAGAGTGCTGAGAAAAACCTTGGATCCAGCTTTTGATGAGACCTTTACATTCTATGGGATCCCCTACACCCAAATCCAAGAATTGGCCTTGCACTTCACAATTTTGAGTTTTGACAGGTTTTCAAGAGATGATATCATTGGGGAAGTTCTAATTCCTCTCTCGGGAATTGAATTAtctgaaggaaaaatgttaatgaACAGAGAGATCATCAAGAGAAAT aaGTCTTCAGGACGGGGTGAGTTACTGATTTCCCTCTGCTATCAGTCCACCACAAATACTCTAACTGTGGTTGTCTTAAAAGCTCGACATCTGCCTAAATCTGATGTGTCCGGACTTTCAG ATCCCTATGTCAAAGTGAACCTGTACCATGCCAAAAAGAGAATCTCCAAGAAGAAGACTCATGTGAAGAAATGCACCCCCAATGCAGTGTTCAATGAGCTGTTTGTCTTTGATATTCCTTGTGAGGGCCTTGAAGATATAAGTGTTGAATTTTTGGTTTTGGATTCTGAAAGGGGGTCCCGAAACGAGGTAATCGGGCAGTTAGTCTTGGGTGCAGCAGCAGAAGGAACTGGTGGAGAGCACTGGAAAGAGATCTGTGACTACCCCAGGAGACAAATTGCCAAGTGGCACGTGCTCTGTGATGGTTAG